Proteins encoded by one window of Blautia luti:
- a CDS encoding ATP-binding protein translates to MDIKQLIGEATEYDKKLSLEAKKPKSWCKSVSAFANTFGGALIFGIADNDEIVGLENPNSDAEKISEIIKTRMDPIPEFRLRFEQVEDGKVLIILDIFKGEETPYYYSGDGVLEAYVRVGNESVKATSTELKRLVLRGRNTSYDSQISTYKVEDFAFSKLRERYKKWTGNSFDEKDLISFGLANEQGYLTNAGALVADESPIRWSRLFCTRWNGLNKSGGTIDAFDDAEYSGSVLSLIDNGEAFIKRNAKLMWRKTANSREEMPEYVERSYHEALVNALAHRDYLVNGSEVHIDIYDDRMEIYSPGGMPDGSIIQDRDPLTVPSTRRNPVLADIFNRLGYMERKGSGFGKIIGGYEFQINYDESKKPSFRSDRYQFTVVMPNLNYNVPQDVPRNVPRNVPQKKESNPLEIQILNMIKKDNKISTEKMAMTLGISSKTVKRHIKDIGIVRFVGRGSNGHWEIIDD, encoded by the coding sequence TTGGATATAAAACAATTAATCGGTGAAGCAACTGAATATGACAAAAAGCTATCTTTGGAAGCGAAGAAACCAAAGAGTTGGTGTAAGAGCGTAAGTGCTTTTGCAAATACATTTGGTGGAGCATTAATCTTTGGAATAGCCGATAATGATGAAATTGTAGGACTTGAGAATCCGAATAGCGATGCTGAGAAAATAAGTGAAATCATTAAGACAAGGATGGATCCAATTCCAGAATTTCGTCTTCGATTTGAACAGGTTGAAGATGGAAAAGTATTAATTATACTGGATATCTTCAAAGGTGAAGAGACACCGTACTATTATTCGGGTGATGGTGTGCTGGAAGCATATGTTCGTGTTGGAAACGAGAGTGTGAAAGCGACATCAACGGAATTGAAAAGACTGGTATTGCGCGGTAGAAATACATCTTATGATTCGCAGATTTCTACGTATAAGGTGGAAGATTTTGCTTTTTCCAAACTCCGGGAAAGATATAAAAAATGGACAGGAAATAGTTTTGATGAGAAAGATCTTATATCATTTGGGTTGGCGAATGAGCAAGGATATTTGACAAATGCCGGAGCTTTGGTTGCAGATGAAAGCCCTATTCGATGGTCAAGATTATTTTGTACCCGGTGGAATGGATTAAATAAAAGCGGTGGTACAATAGATGCATTTGACGATGCGGAATATTCTGGAAGTGTATTGTCATTAATTGATAATGGAGAAGCTTTTATTAAGAGAAATGCGAAATTAATGTGGAGAAAGACTGCTAATTCCAGAGAAGAAATGCCGGAATATGTAGAACGTAGTTATCATGAAGCATTGGTTAATGCATTGGCTCATAGAGATTATCTTGTGAATGGTAGTGAAGTGCATATTGATATTTACGATGATCGTATGGAAATTTATTCGCCGGGAGGCATGCCGGACGGTTCAATTATTCAGGACAGAGATCCGCTTACAGTTCCGTCAACGAGAAGAAACCCGGTTTTGGCAGATATATTTAATCGGCTGGGATATATGGAACGTAAAGGTAGTGGATTTGGAAAAATTATCGGCGGCTATGAATTTCAGATCAACTATGATGAAAGTAAAAAGCCGTCTTTTAGATCTGATCGGTACCAGTTTACAGTTGTGATGCCAAATTTGAATTACAATGTCCCTCAGGATGTCCCTCGGAATGTCCCTCGGAATGTCCCTCAGAAAAAAGAAAGCAATCCGTTGGAAATTCAAATATTGAATATGATAAAAAAGGATAATAAAATCAGTACAGAAAAAATGGCAATGACGTTAGGAATAAGTTCCAAGACTGTAAAACGTCACATCAAAGATATAGGTATTGTCCGATTTGTTGGTCGTGGTTCCAATGGACACTGGGAAATAATTGATGATTAG